The window GACATCTACATGCCTATCTGTATAGACTTCCTCCAACTGTCATTGTTTCTGTGGGTCTCTGTGGGTGTTTCAGTGGGCAGTGTGAAGGCCAGGATAGACTCTCCAGACCTCCTGCACTGTTTCTTCCAGCTCAGCGGTTTGGGAATGGACCCTGTCATTATGCTGGGGGGATTTTCGGCCTTCCATGCCCTCTACCCTTTCCTCTGCACACCACGTATGGTCCTGCTGGAACCTGAGCGGCACACTCTCACCATCTACCCCTCAGAGATCCTGGAAGAAGCCCTCTATCAGGGCTCTGCCTCCCAGGCCTCTGACTACCGCATCATCAAGAATCTACACATCACACACGTGGTCAACGCCACCGCCAACTGCCCCGATGCTTTCCCCAACATGCTGTGCTACCTGAGGCTGTGTCTGAGCGACGACGCCCAGCAGGACCTGGTGGAGGCACTGCCGCTGGCCTCCAGGTTCATCAACTCCGCCCTGATGGCCGAGCCTGCGGGCCGCGTTCTCGTCCACTGCAGTGTCGGCAGGAGTCGCAGTTCTGCACTAACGCTGGCCTTCCTCATGGAGCATCGCCGCTGGCCACTGCTTCACGCCCTGCGCTGGTTGAAGGAGAGGAGGGCGTGCTCGGCACCCAACATGAACTTCCTGCGTCAGCTG is drawn from Anoplopoma fimbria isolate UVic2021 breed Golden Eagle Sablefish chromosome 6, Afim_UVic_2022, whole genome shotgun sequence and contains these coding sequences:
- the LOC129092619 gene encoding dual specificity protein phosphatase 2-like isoform X2; this translates as MRGCWEQLMNLPNDLNEMGVLLSRVNNRCRGNSREPVNRSETVSSICYREVNSSDSDHSIIPIQNKVCEPEGVLVPALPVTAYVERGYITPQQVYNQLSAEEGQPALYDPYYILILDCRSTERYEESHVVTARAAVTVIHPVLGCLISCIELQKYSTILLYAVEGCSPVGSVKARIDSPDLLHCFFQLSGLGMDPVIMLGGFSAFHALYPFLCTPRMVLLEPERHTLTIYPSEILEEALYQGSASQASDYRIIKNLHITHVVNATANCPDAFPNMLCYLRLCLSDDAQQDLVEALPLASRFINSALMAEPAGRVLVHCSVGRSRSSALTLAFLMEHRRWPLLHALRWLKERRACSAPNMNFLRQLLTYEELLFGRKLTSLNDILR
- the LOC129092619 gene encoding dual specificity protein phosphatase 2-like isoform X1; the protein is MRGCWEQLMNLPNDLNEMGVLLSRVNNRCRGNSREPVNRSETVSSICYREVNSSDSDHSIIPIQNKAVCEPEGVLVPALPVTAYVERGYITPQQVYNQLSAEEGQPALYDPYYILILDCRSTERYEESHVVTARAAVTVIHPVLGCLISCIELQKYSTILLYAVEGCSPVGSVKARIDSPDLLHCFFQLSGLGMDPVIMLGGFSAFHALYPFLCTPRMVLLEPERHTLTIYPSEILEEALYQGSASQASDYRIIKNLHITHVVNATANCPDAFPNMLCYLRLCLSDDAQQDLVEALPLASRFINSALMAEPAGRVLVHCSVGRSRSSALTLAFLMEHRRWPLLHALRWLKERRACSAPNMNFLRQLLTYEELLFGRKLTSLNDILR